The following are from one region of the Simiduia agarivorans SA1 = DSM 21679 genome:
- a CDS encoding sugar porter family MFS transporter, which produces MTELHMNAAVMAADQSEPLGWPLLKSAIVAALAGFLFGYDTGVISGSQLYFTEYFSLSAAEQGWAVGSALYGCLLGALVAGLLTSRYGRRPALIFSAILFVISAVGSGAAESLTSLSIYRLIGGIGVGLASMAAPMYIAEIAPAAVRGKLVSLYQFAIVLGFFVVFLASYGIGGGNVAALSAEAQADAHAYNLSHGWRWMLWSETPVAVAFLLLLLLVPESPRWLVLKGQSSRALGVIRNLGYPQPEQQLNAIEQDVGASSAGHWRQLLAKPLRNLLLVGILLSVFQQVTGINAILYYGAEIFSQALGYGPADALKQQLWLGGVNFAATIVAIVTVDRWGRKPLLLLGLTGMMLGLLIFSTMLLTGKLGMTALISILLFIGAFAISMGPVVWVLLSEMFPNQYRAQALSIAVAAQWLFNAIVAGLFPVVNQLAINQSLFNGALPYLIFAAFCLLALVFVVLAVRETKGQSLEDLSKVWTKQDN; this is translated from the coding sequence ATGACAGAACTTCACATGAATGCCGCGGTGATGGCGGCAGATCAATCCGAACCACTTGGCTGGCCCTTGCTGAAAAGCGCCATTGTGGCAGCGCTGGCGGGCTTTTTATTTGGTTATGATACCGGTGTGATCTCCGGCAGCCAGTTGTATTTCACGGAATATTTTTCCTTGTCTGCCGCCGAGCAGGGCTGGGCGGTGGGCAGTGCCCTCTATGGCTGCCTGCTGGGTGCGTTGGTAGCGGGCCTGCTCACCTCGCGCTATGGCCGCAGGCCGGCGCTGATATTCTCCGCGATACTGTTTGTGATTTCCGCAGTCGGCAGCGGGGCGGCGGAATCTCTAACCAGCCTGAGTATCTATCGCTTGATCGGTGGTATCGGTGTGGGCCTGGCTTCTATGGCGGCACCCATGTACATCGCGGAAATTGCTCCGGCGGCGGTGCGTGGAAAACTGGTTTCGCTGTATCAGTTCGCCATCGTGTTGGGATTTTTTGTGGTATTCCTCGCCAGTTACGGCATTGGTGGCGGCAATGTGGCTGCGCTGTCTGCCGAGGCGCAGGCCGACGCCCACGCCTATAACCTGAGTCACGGTTGGCGCTGGATGCTTTGGTCTGAAACGCCGGTCGCCGTGGCCTTTTTGCTGTTGTTGTTGCTGGTGCCGGAAAGCCCTCGCTGGCTGGTGTTGAAAGGGCAAAGCTCGCGCGCGCTTGGCGTTATCCGCAATCTTGGCTACCCGCAGCCAGAGCAGCAATTGAACGCCATTGAGCAGGATGTGGGTGCTTCTTCCGCAGGTCACTGGCGCCAGCTTCTGGCTAAACCGCTGCGCAATCTGCTGTTGGTGGGTATTTTGCTGAGTGTGTTCCAGCAGGTTACCGGCATCAATGCCATTCTTTATTACGGCGCTGAAATTTTCAGTCAGGCCCTGGGCTACGGGCCGGCCGATGCGCTCAAGCAGCAATTGTGGCTGGGCGGCGTGAATTTTGCCGCCACCATTGTGGCCATCGTCACTGTTGATCGCTGGGGCCGCAAACCTCTGCTGCTGCTCGGGCTCACCGGTATGATGCTCGGCCTGTTGATATTTTCCACGATGTTGTTAACCGGCAAACTCGGCATGACCGCACTGATCAGCATTTTATTGTTTATCGGCGCCTTCGCCATTTCCATGGGGCCGGTGGTGTGGGTACTGCTATCGGAAATGTTCCCCAATCAATACCGCGCCCAGGCGCTGTCTATTGCCGTAGCGGCACAATGGTTGTTCAACGCCATTGTGGCGGGCTTGTTTCCGGTGGTGAATCAACTGGCGATAAACCAGAGCCTGTTCAATGGCGCGCTGCCCTATCTGATCTTTGCCGCTTTCTGTTTGCTGGCGCTGGTGTTTGTGGTGCTGGCGGTGCGTGAAACCAAAGGCCAGAGTCTGGAGGACCTGAGCAAAGTGTGGACGAAACAGGATAATTAA
- a CDS encoding nuclear transport factor 2 family protein, translated as MVRYLVLFALTIGSLTANANDIDMKAFAQTYFDAAVKTQQPGASAEDIEAYLALLTDDVGHTHLPWYNDDSREPDGKAQMRKGMMFYLGAHSHYHAELLNVFTFNQSAIAIRYRHSAKGVRPDTKEPVEYESVMMELLELENGKVAVIRKNHE; from the coding sequence ATGGTTCGTTATCTGGTTCTGTTTGCATTGACCATTGGCAGCCTGACCGCCAATGCCAACGACATAGATATGAAAGCGTTTGCACAGACCTACTTTGACGCAGCGGTCAAAACCCAACAGCCCGGTGCCTCCGCCGAGGATATCGAAGCCTACCTGGCATTGCTCACCGATGATGTCGGCCATACTCATCTGCCCTGGTATAACGACGACAGCCGTGAGCCGGATGGCAAGGCTCAGATGCGCAAGGGCATGATGTTCTATCTGGGGGCGCATAGCCACTATCATGCAGAGCTGCTCAATGTCTTCACGTTTAATCAGTCGGCCATTGCCATCCGCTATCGCCACAGCGCCAAAGGCGTTCGCCCAGATACAAAAGAACCGGTGGAGTATGAGAGCGTGATGATGGAGTTGCTGGAATTGGAAAACGGCAAGGTTGCCGTGATCCGGAAAAACCACGAATAA
- a CDS encoding carbohydrate-binding protein gives MITKKKSNRLRTRLYQAVGAVTLASCVFGSAYADYVRTEGTQILSPEGEPMYLSGINLGNWLLWEGYLMMGDFNYRTHSQFLDSLSAAFGSQTKAREFEHQWRLHYVNENAIADLKLLGFNTVRVPFHFNMFWQNGAPSNHGFQYIDALLEHCRTHGIYVLLDMHAAPGYQNPGDHADNGDSNASQPRDTVKFWDGNNVATAAAVWRHIADYYKDEPMILGYDLINEPVPQPGRELELLGSLVTLRNAIREVDSNHMIVAEGSWWGSDLTKIDWQDPQVQAASGVSAQWDHNLTYQIHHYGPVSGTVGREQITNRLGIPLIIGEFGETDEGNLKAIADWAKANLAGYYPWSFKKMSHDKTLWTIPTNAEYERVKQFINHGGTPPTDAYSAMISFAQNNIVNGHPSHVWHNGFYEAVKPDGGSQPVAGCENAAAVAVPGRIEAEDYCAAFGVQTESTGDVDGNLNVGWVDAGDWLEYKINVPAGGDYQLAMRAAVKEQVGQVAVLLNDSVQANLALPVTGAWQSYQTSQTGIALSAGEHTLKVRFDSAGINVNWLSVSEQSAPTPTPTPTPTPTPTPTPSPSPCDTQVAAIPVTLQAEDYCDMLGVQTEATSDTGGGQNVGWLDGGDWLALGAVSVAQAGNVDVALRVASQPGGGRLQLLVNGEARGIVDVPATGGWQSWQTKTFSTHLAEGEHQIRIEVLNGGANLNWVSFKAAADVPVGEFESGTYVVVNEAGGRVLDVAGVSNSNGANVQLWDYSGGNNQHWLVQSVGNDRYSLAAQHSGNCLDADSGSDNVHQWQCVANENQQWTLEAQTDGSYVIRTGAGDEVLGQSGSTGANGSNVSTQLYNNTASQRWRFQAPGL, from the coding sequence ATGATAACGAAGAAAAAATCAAACAGGCTCCGCACCCGCCTGTATCAGGCCGTGGGTGCTGTCACACTGGCAAGCTGCGTATTCGGATCGGCCTATGCCGATTATGTAAGAACGGAAGGTACGCAGATTCTTTCACCGGAAGGTGAGCCCATGTACCTGAGCGGTATCAATCTTGGCAACTGGCTGTTGTGGGAAGGTTACCTGATGATGGGTGATTTTAATTACCGCACCCATTCGCAGTTTCTGGACTCGCTGTCGGCGGCGTTTGGGAGCCAGACCAAGGCGCGTGAATTCGAGCACCAATGGCGACTGCATTATGTGAATGAAAATGCCATCGCGGATCTGAAACTGTTGGGCTTCAACACCGTGCGGGTGCCGTTCCATTTCAATATGTTCTGGCAAAATGGCGCACCCAGCAATCATGGCTTCCAATACATCGATGCCCTGTTGGAGCACTGCCGGACCCACGGCATTTACGTGCTGCTGGATATGCATGCGGCACCCGGTTATCAGAACCCGGGTGACCACGCCGACAATGGCGATTCCAATGCCAGCCAGCCGCGCGACACGGTGAAATTCTGGGATGGCAATAATGTGGCAACGGCGGCAGCCGTGTGGCGTCACATTGCCGATTACTACAAAGACGAACCCATGATTCTGGGTTACGACCTGATCAACGAACCGGTACCCCAGCCCGGGCGCGAGTTGGAGTTGTTGGGTTCATTGGTCACCCTGCGCAACGCCATCCGGGAAGTGGACAGCAATCACATGATTGTGGCCGAAGGCAGCTGGTGGGGATCGGACCTCACCAAAATTGACTGGCAGGATCCGCAGGTACAAGCCGCCAGTGGTGTGAGTGCGCAATGGGACCACAACCTCACTTACCAGATTCACCATTACGGCCCTGTGTCCGGCACCGTGGGACGCGAGCAGATCACTAATCGCCTGGGCATTCCGCTGATCATTGGTGAATTCGGTGAGACCGACGAGGGCAACCTCAAGGCCATTGCCGATTGGGCCAAGGCCAATCTGGCGGGTTACTATCCCTGGTCGTTCAAAAAAATGTCGCACGACAAAACCCTGTGGACCATCCCCACCAATGCCGAGTACGAACGGGTAAAACAGTTTATCAACCACGGCGGCACGCCTCCCACGGATGCTTATTCCGCCATGATCAGCTTCGCCCAGAACAACATTGTCAACGGCCACCCCAGCCACGTGTGGCACAACGGTTTCTATGAAGCCGTTAAACCCGATGGTGGCAGCCAGCCCGTTGCCGGATGTGAAAACGCAGCGGCAGTGGCGGTGCCGGGGCGGATTGAGGCAGAAGATTATTGCGCCGCCTTTGGTGTGCAAACCGAATCCACCGGCGATGTGGACGGCAACCTGAATGTGGGTTGGGTGGATGCTGGTGATTGGCTGGAGTACAAAATTAATGTGCCGGCAGGCGGAGACTATCAGCTGGCGATGCGCGCGGCGGTCAAAGAACAGGTAGGGCAAGTGGCTGTGTTGTTGAATGACAGCGTGCAGGCGAACCTGGCCTTGCCCGTCACCGGCGCGTGGCAAAGCTACCAGACGTCGCAAACGGGTATTGCCTTGTCCGCCGGCGAACACACGCTGAAGGTGCGCTTTGACAGCGCGGGCATCAATGTGAATTGGTTATCGGTAAGCGAACAAAGCGCGCCAACACCAACACCAACACCTACGCCAACACCCACGCCAACGCCCACACCCAGCCCTTCACCCTGTGATACACAAGTTGCCGCCATCCCGGTCACGCTGCAGGCAGAGGATTATTGCGACATGCTGGGCGTGCAAACGGAAGCCACATCGGATACCGGTGGCGGCCAGAACGTAGGCTGGCTGGACGGCGGTGATTGGCTGGCATTGGGTGCGGTGAGTGTTGCGCAGGCGGGCAATGTAGACGTTGCCCTGCGGGTGGCCAGTCAGCCCGGCGGCGGTCGTTTACAACTGTTGGTGAACGGTGAAGCACGGGGCATTGTGGATGTGCCGGCAACCGGTGGCTGGCAAAGCTGGCAAACCAAAACCTTCAGCACCCATTTGGCTGAAGGCGAACACCAGATTCGTATTGAAGTATTGAATGGTGGCGCCAACCTGAACTGGGTGTCGTTCAAAGCGGCTGCGGATGTGCCCGTGGGCGAATTCGAATCGGGTACTTATGTGGTGGTAAACGAAGCCGGTGGCCGGGTGTTGGATGTGGCCGGCGTATCCAATAGCAATGGCGCCAATGTGCAGCTGTGGGATTACAGTGGTGGTAACAACCAGCATTGGTTGGTGCAGTCAGTGGGCAATGATCGTTACTCGCTTGCCGCTCAACACAGCGGAAACTGCCTGGATGCAGACAGTGGCTCGGACAATGTGCATCAGTGGCAGTGTGTCGCCAATGAAAACCAGCAATGGACACTGGAAGCACAAACCGACGGCAGCTATGTGATCCGCACCGGCGCAGGTGATGAAGTGTTGGGTCAGTCTGGCTCGACAGGTGCCAATGGCAGCAATGTCAGTACCCAGTTGTACAACAATACGGCGTCGCAGCGCTGGCGTTTCCAGGCGCCTGGCCTGTGA
- the bglX gene encoding beta-glucosidase BglX, translating to MKTARYFFVVLVVGVLGLVGLSGMDASNKASPDPIDAQVEALLGKLTLEEKIGQLSLRDWSMASTQEAMTQTLNDVKAGRVGGFLNVSANKLDPDAFAKLQAAAVEGSRMGIPLLFGQDVIHGYKTIFPIPLGQAASWNPELVQAGARVAAQEASSVGIRWTFAPMIDISRDARWGRIAESLGEDPLLTGRLGAAMVKGFQTDDLSSPTALAATAKHFAAYGAGEAGRDYATVNVPLHELRNIYLPPFKDAVDAGLVSIMTSYSTLNGVAATGNRFLMTDVLRGEWRFPGFVVSDWNAVKEMIPHGVAADDREAAALAFNAGVDFEMYTQTYEQQLPQLIQDGVVSIQQVDNAVRNMLKAKIQLGLFETPMPAAEVTPWLKADYLEAARQAARESFVLLEHRNGVLPLKPSQRIALVGPLADVPHEQLGTWIYDGSKDDSHSLLPALTQRIGDAQVKYLPTLENSRDHSQINFQATRKALAEVDVILYLAGEESILSGEGHSRGDISLPGAQQPLLDLLVATGKPVVMVIMAGRPVALDGAEQKVDALMMAWHPGTMAGPALVDVLYGDVSPKGRLPLTWPVSEGQIPIYYNHLATGRPATDDNYTRMQAIEQGVFQHAPGNSSNHLDYGHRPQYPFGYGLTYSAFEYSDLTLSGPVMKADQSITVSATITNTGAVAAEEVVQLYVRDKVASIARPVRELKDFVRVQLAAGESTRVQFELTAQQLAFFGEGPEPLLEPGQFDVWVAPHAEAGLQAGFELR from the coding sequence ATGAAAACGGCCAGATATTTTTTTGTTGTGCTGGTAGTCGGCGTCTTGGGGCTTGTGGGCCTGAGTGGGATGGATGCCAGTAATAAAGCATCGCCCGACCCCATAGATGCGCAAGTAGAGGCGCTGCTGGGCAAACTGACGTTGGAAGAAAAAATCGGACAACTGTCGCTGCGGGATTGGAGCATGGCGTCAACGCAAGAGGCGATGACCCAAACGTTGAACGATGTAAAAGCCGGGCGGGTAGGGGGCTTTCTCAATGTCAGCGCCAACAAGCTGGACCCGGACGCGTTTGCAAAACTACAGGCGGCCGCCGTTGAAGGCAGCCGGATGGGCATTCCGCTGCTGTTTGGCCAGGACGTGATCCACGGCTACAAAACGATTTTTCCTATTCCGCTCGGCCAGGCTGCCAGCTGGAATCCGGAACTGGTGCAAGCCGGTGCGCGCGTGGCGGCACAGGAAGCGAGCAGCGTGGGTATCCGCTGGACTTTTGCGCCCATGATCGACATAAGCCGTGATGCACGCTGGGGTCGCATAGCGGAATCGCTGGGTGAAGATCCATTGCTTACCGGCCGCCTGGGTGCCGCCATGGTCAAGGGATTTCAAACCGATGATTTAAGCTCGCCTACGGCATTGGCGGCCACCGCCAAACATTTTGCCGCCTATGGCGCCGGTGAAGCCGGGCGCGATTACGCCACCGTGAACGTGCCGCTACACGAATTGCGCAATATCTACCTGCCACCCTTTAAAGACGCCGTGGATGCAGGCCTGGTGTCGATCATGACTTCCTACAGCACCCTTAACGGCGTGGCCGCCACCGGCAACCGGTTTCTGATGACCGATGTGTTGCGTGGTGAATGGCGGTTTCCCGGTTTTGTGGTGAGCGACTGGAACGCCGTGAAGGAAATGATTCCGCACGGGGTGGCGGCCGATGATCGCGAGGCTGCAGCCTTGGCGTTCAACGCCGGGGTGGATTTTGAAATGTATACCCAGACCTACGAGCAGCAGCTGCCGCAACTGATTCAGGACGGTGTGGTATCCATACAGCAGGTGGATAATGCCGTGCGCAATATGCTGAAAGCAAAAATTCAATTGGGTTTGTTTGAAACGCCCATGCCCGCCGCAGAAGTCACGCCCTGGTTGAAGGCTGACTATCTGGAGGCGGCCCGTCAGGCGGCGCGCGAGAGTTTTGTTTTGCTCGAGCATCGCAATGGCGTGTTGCCGCTCAAACCTTCACAGCGCATTGCACTCGTTGGCCCTCTGGCCGACGTGCCCCACGAGCAGTTGGGCACCTGGATTTACGATGGTTCGAAAGATGACAGCCACAGTCTGTTGCCGGCGCTTACTCAGCGCATTGGCGACGCACAGGTAAAGTATCTGCCCACGCTTGAAAATTCCCGCGATCATTCGCAGATCAATTTTCAAGCCACCCGCAAAGCGCTTGCCGAAGTGGATGTGATTCTCTACCTCGCCGGTGAAGAGTCGATCCTGTCCGGCGAAGGCCATAGCCGGGGCGATATCAGCCTGCCCGGCGCGCAGCAGCCCTTGTTGGACCTGTTGGTTGCCACCGGCAAACCGGTCGTGATGGTGATTATGGCGGGCCGGCCTGTGGCGTTGGATGGTGCGGAGCAAAAAGTGGACGCGCTGATGATGGCCTGGCATCCGGGCACTATGGCGGGGCCTGCGCTGGTGGATGTATTGTATGGCGATGTGTCACCCAAAGGGCGACTGCCGTTAACCTGGCCTGTGAGCGAAGGTCAGATCCCGATTTACTACAACCATCTCGCCACCGGCCGCCCGGCCACCGACGACAACTACACGCGCATGCAGGCTATCGAGCAAGGTGTGTTTCAGCACGCGCCGGGTAATTCCTCCAACCACCTGGATTACGGACATCGCCCCCAGTATCCCTTTGGCTACGGGCTCACCTACAGCGCATTTGAATACAGTGACCTGACGCTCAGCGGCCCGGTAATGAAGGCGGATCAATCCATCACCGTATCGGCCACCATTACCAATACCGGCGCGGTAGCGGCGGAAGAAGTGGTGCAGCTTTATGTGCGTGACAAGGTGGCCTCCATTGCCCGGCCCGTGCGCGAGCTGAAAGATTTTGTGCGCGTTCAATTGGCGGCAGGTGAATCCACCCGCGTGCAATTTGAGCTCACGGCCCAACAACTCGCGTTTTTCGGCGAAGGCCCTGAACCGTTGCTTGAACCCGGCCAATTTGATGTGTGGGTAGCCCCGCATGCCGAAGCGGGATTGCAAGCGGGTTTTGAACTGCGCTGA
- a CDS encoding cellulase family glycosylhydrolase: MKKSLATAIEKINRARVMPMAATVMAAALLGACGSEAPNPIVPVPPAFEEPESGDENYSFLKANGTLWANAEGQKVSLRGINLGNWLSMELWMFDASENPLGAGIPDQCTLESVLETRFGADEKERIIKLHRDSWITEADWDLMAEAGFNLVRIPFPYNLLEDDAAPKTLRADAWDYLDDAIAKAKARKMYVVLDLHGAAGGQGWEQHTGCAGKNELWDSAENRDRTVWLWQQIASKYKGEATVAGYGLLNEPWGTDSETLAEFSVELYQAIRAIDQDHIIILAGHNADGISGYGDPLDLGMENVAFDLHFYPGLFGWGEIGYAVHRDWITCGESGQDGVCDWARLARNVYTPTLVGEMQPWTGLGDLGGEITRASFDKYNLLNWAATAWSLKTTSKSGGVGNGQWGLVTNNGNQLLTKAQTWSCNNWESTFGNACDVPARSTVPYAGEGTKTMYLAIKTGSFNGTDVSYDSIALTNDATGDNLVVNGEFGSDTGWTKVQVWGDPHNYDYNYAAGEIAGVDTSPSLRVTAPAGHNTVIYQAVEVQGGQSYTLSGRFKDNGDGGNDMWAEIYLVPDEPQWWQDVDGRALPKVDINNDSIEAIEDFFSAFATMDYVQNDAVMTSLKSDAPATIFTNIPGKATDLVITVSDTANDVSWAASSGDVEGYRVYRSTAPRSGFEVIAEVDQARFSDQDLVPETTYYYYVAAYNSTDEGYASDIVASGPTFYTLPTKIEAENYTAAHPGVQTEGSGDIGGGQNIGHFEPGRWVEYEIKVDTAGDYQLDFRLASLVGDVRFAVELDGVVLDTVTVPNTGGWQTYETVTTSVTLPAGAGKLRLNSIDNQWNLNWLEFKGPNN; this comes from the coding sequence ATGAAAAAATCACTTGCAACCGCAATAGAAAAAATTAACCGCGCCCGCGTGATGCCCATGGCGGCAACGGTAATGGCCGCCGCGCTGCTCGGCGCTTGTGGCAGCGAAGCGCCCAATCCCATTGTGCCGGTGCCGCCCGCGTTTGAAGAGCCGGAATCCGGCGACGAAAATTACAGCTTCCTGAAAGCAAACGGTACCCTCTGGGCCAATGCCGAAGGCCAGAAAGTCTCGCTGCGCGGTATTAACCTGGGTAACTGGCTCTCGATGGAACTGTGGATGTTCGACGCCAGCGAAAATCCACTCGGTGCCGGTATTCCCGATCAGTGCACACTGGAATCAGTACTCGAAACGCGTTTCGGTGCGGATGAAAAAGAACGCATTATCAAACTGCACCGCGACTCCTGGATCACCGAAGCGGATTGGGATCTGATGGCCGAGGCCGGCTTTAATCTGGTGCGGATTCCTTTCCCCTACAACCTGCTTGAAGATGACGCCGCACCCAAAACCCTGCGCGCCGATGCCTGGGATTACCTGGACGATGCCATCGCCAAAGCCAAAGCGCGCAAAATGTATGTGGTGCTGGATCTCCATGGTGCCGCTGGCGGTCAGGGCTGGGAGCAACACACCGGTTGCGCAGGCAAAAACGAATTGTGGGACAGTGCCGAAAACCGCGACCGCACCGTCTGGCTGTGGCAACAGATTGCCTCCAAATACAAGGGCGAAGCCACGGTTGCCGGCTACGGTTTGCTGAATGAACCCTGGGGTACGGATTCGGAAACCTTGGCCGAATTTTCGGTGGAGCTGTATCAGGCAATCCGTGCAATCGACCAGGATCACATCATTATTCTGGCCGGCCACAATGCCGACGGCATTTCCGGCTACGGTGATCCATTGGATCTGGGCATGGAAAACGTCGCTTTCGATCTCCATTTCTATCCTGGTTTATTTGGTTGGGGTGAAATCGGCTATGCCGTGCACCGCGATTGGATTACCTGTGGTGAGTCAGGCCAGGACGGCGTGTGTGACTGGGCACGTCTAGCGCGCAATGTGTACACGCCAACGCTGGTGGGCGAAATGCAACCCTGGACCGGCCTCGGTGATCTGGGTGGCGAAATTACCCGCGCCAGCTTCGACAAGTACAACCTGTTGAACTGGGCGGCCACGGCCTGGTCGCTGAAAACCACATCCAAGTCCGGCGGTGTGGGCAATGGCCAATGGGGCCTGGTGACCAACAACGGCAACCAACTGCTTACCAAAGCCCAGACCTGGAGCTGCAACAACTGGGAGTCCACCTTCGGGAACGCCTGCGACGTGCCTGCGCGATCCACCGTGCCCTATGCCGGTGAAGGCACCAAGACCATGTACCTCGCCATCAAAACCGGTTCTTTCAATGGCACCGATGTGTCTTACGACAGCATCGCGCTCACCAATGATGCGACCGGCGACAATCTGGTGGTGAACGGCGAGTTCGGCAGTGATACCGGCTGGACCAAAGTGCAGGTGTGGGGTGACCCGCACAATTACGATTACAACTATGCCGCGGGCGAAATCGCCGGTGTGGATACGTCGCCCAGTTTACGGGTAACCGCCCCGGCTGGTCACAACACCGTGATCTATCAGGCCGTGGAAGTGCAAGGTGGTCAGTCTTACACCTTGTCCGGTCGCTTCAAAGATAACGGTGATGGCGGTAACGACATGTGGGCCGAAATTTACCTCGTGCCCGATGAGCCGCAATGGTGGCAGGATGTGGATGGCCGCGCGCTGCCGAAAGTGGATATCAACAATGACTCCATTGAAGCCATTGAAGATTTCTTCAGCGCATTCGCCACCATGGATTATGTGCAGAATGACGCGGTGATGACCTCGCTCAAGAGTGACGCACCAGCCACCATTTTCACCAACATTCCCGGCAAAGCCACCGATCTGGTAATTACCGTCAGCGACACGGCCAACGATGTGTCCTGGGCGGCTTCCTCCGGTGACGTGGAAGGCTACCGGGTCTACCGCTCCACCGCGCCACGCTCCGGTTTCGAAGTGATTGCCGAAGTGGATCAGGCGCGTTTCAGCGACCAGGACCTGGTGCCGGAAACCACCTATTACTACTACGTGGCGGCCTACAACAGCACCGATGAAGGTTACGCCAGTGACATCGTCGCCAGCGGTCCGACCTTCTACACCTTGCCGACAAAAATTGAGGCAGAAAACTACACCGCTGCCCATCCGGGCGTACAAACCGAAGGCTCTGGCGATATCGGCGGTGGCCAGAATATCGGCCACTTTGAACCCGGCCGTTGGGTCGAGTACGAAATCAAAGTGGACACCGCCGGTGATTACCAACTGGATTTCCGCCTGGCGAGTCTGGTAGGTGATGTGCGCTTCGCGGTTGAATTGGACGGCGTGGTGTTGGATACCGTAACGGTACCCAACACCGGTGGCTGGCAAACCTATGAGACTGTGACCACCAGCGTCACCTTGCCCGCCGGCGCCGGCAAGTTGCGTCTCAACTCCATCGATAACCAGTGGAACCTCAACTGGTTGGAGTTCAAAGGGCCAAATAATTGA